In the genome of Streptomyces sp. V2I9, one region contains:
- a CDS encoding acyl-CoA synthetase, with protein MTGVRSSTVDGVLTRSARRTPARTAVRYADRAWTYGSLEAAVSTAAAVLTEEHGLAPGDRVAAYAHNSDVYLIGFLACARAGLVHVPVNQNLTGDDLAYLLDQSGSTLVLTDPDLAGRLPAGLPVRALRDAPGSLLDALETERPFTPKRPPSSGDLVQLLYTSGTTALPKGAMMTHGALVHAYVSAITALSLAATDRPVHSLPLYHSAQMHVFLLPYLAVGAENTILDAPDAGRIFDLVETGLADSLFAPPTVWIGLAEHPEFATRDLGGLRKAFYGASIMPVPVLERLRERLPRLAFYNCFGQSEIGPLATVLGPDEHEGRMESCGRPVLFVEARVVDEQGEDAPDGTPGEVVYRSPQLCSGYWEKPKETAEAFRDGWFHSGDLAVRDAEGFLTVVDRVKDVINSGGVLVASRQVEDVLYTHPAVAEAAVVGLPDDRWIEAVTAVVVRRGGTSADEGELIAHAREKLPAFKAPKRIVFADSLPRNASGKILKRQLRDELG; from the coding sequence ATGACTGGTGTACGCAGCAGCACCGTGGACGGCGTCCTCACCCGCAGCGCCCGGCGCACCCCCGCCCGGACCGCCGTACGGTACGCCGACCGGGCCTGGACCTACGGCTCCCTGGAGGCCGCCGTCTCCACGGCCGCAGCCGTCCTCACCGAGGAGCACGGACTCGCCCCCGGCGACCGGGTGGCCGCCTACGCGCACAACTCCGACGTCTACCTGATCGGCTTCCTCGCCTGCGCTCGGGCCGGGCTCGTCCACGTACCGGTCAACCAGAACCTCACCGGCGACGACCTCGCCTACCTCCTCGACCAGTCCGGCTCCACCCTCGTCCTGACCGACCCGGACCTCGCCGGGCGGCTCCCCGCCGGGCTCCCGGTACGCGCGCTGCGCGACGCCCCCGGCTCACTGCTCGACGCCCTGGAGACGGAGAGGCCCTTCACCCCGAAGCGCCCGCCCTCCTCCGGCGACCTGGTGCAGCTGCTGTACACCTCCGGCACCACCGCCCTGCCCAAGGGCGCGATGATGACGCACGGGGCCCTGGTCCACGCGTACGTCAGCGCGATCACCGCGCTCTCCCTGGCCGCGACCGACCGGCCCGTGCACTCCCTGCCGCTCTACCACTCGGCCCAGATGCACGTGTTCCTGCTGCCGTATCTCGCGGTGGGCGCGGAGAACACCATCCTGGACGCCCCGGACGCCGGCCGGATCTTCGACCTCGTCGAAACGGGCCTCGCCGACAGCCTGTTCGCCCCGCCCACCGTCTGGATCGGCCTCGCCGAGCACCCGGAGTTCGCCACCCGCGACCTCGGCGGCCTCCGCAAGGCGTTCTACGGGGCCTCGATCATGCCCGTACCCGTCCTGGAACGCCTGCGCGAGCGCCTCCCGCGCCTGGCCTTCTACAACTGCTTCGGCCAGAGCGAGATCGGCCCGCTCGCCACCGTGCTCGGCCCCGACGAGCACGAGGGCCGGATGGAGTCGTGCGGCCGGCCGGTCCTCTTCGTGGAGGCCAGGGTCGTCGACGAGCAGGGCGAGGACGCTCCCGACGGAACCCCCGGCGAGGTCGTCTACCGCTCGCCCCAACTGTGCTCCGGCTACTGGGAGAAGCCCAAGGAGACGGCCGAGGCCTTCCGCGACGGCTGGTTCCACTCCGGCGACCTCGCCGTCCGCGACGCCGAAGGCTTCCTCACCGTCGTCGACCGGGTCAAGGACGTCATCAACTCCGGCGGCGTCCTCGTCGCCTCCCGCCAGGTCGAGGACGTCCTCTACACCCACCCCGCCGTCGCGGAGGCAGCGGTCGTCGGACTGCCCGACGACCGCTGGATCGAGGCCGTCACCGCCGTCGTCGTCAGGCGCGGCGGGACGAGCGCGGACGAGGGGGAACTCATCGCCCACGCCCGCGAGAAGCTCCCCGCCTTCAAGGCGCCCAAGCGCATCGTGTTCGCGGACAGCCTCCCGCGCAACGCCAGCGGAAAGATCCTCAAACGGCAACTGCGGGACGAGCTGGGCTGA
- a CDS encoding serine/threonine-protein kinase — protein MAETRLIQSRYRLIELIGRGGMGEVWRALDESLGRQVAVKCLKPLGPQHDQAFTRVLRERFRREARVAASLQHRGVTVVHDFGEYEGVPYLVMELLDGQNLSQLLEENEQHPLPVEHVVDIAEQVADALGHTHRQGIVHRDLKPANIMRLTDGTVKICDFGIARPGHDIDLSSRLTTTGLAMGTPHYMSPEQISGKEVDHRSDLYSLGCVLYEIATGVPPFDQEDAWAVLVGHRDTPPEPLRTHRAELPDFFDRVVLDLLAKAPEERPTDASDLRRRIVLGRTGEQPALGPGPRARPGAGRPPAAREKALPAWTRAMTAGRRATGSTPPPAEPPDPAAGLTGQWTTATAPHTGSFVPVSAGPPAAGRPATPEGRHGEGLGLGRPDRWAEAAETHREVAAQRLHLLGPDHPDTLAGRYEIGVTLSRTGRADEALREFTHVVEGRERVLGSDHPHTLAARQARAHALGRLGRHAEAHEVYEAVLAVRERVMGPDHPDTLRCRHNLAFNLSRLGRPEESCRIAREVADARARLLGPAHPDTLATRYEVAYTLGRLGRWVQALEIYQDVARARATTLGADHPDTFAARYEAGISLGRLGRDEEALEVYRSLVADRTRTAGEADPETLRARHGLGVNLGRLGRWEEALAEAREVCALRERTLGPDHPDTAVSRREVAAGLGWLGRWSEALVAYRQIAEAHTRTLGAGHPRTRAARDDEAHCLARLAQG, from the coding sequence ATGGCGGAGACCAGGCTGATCCAGAGCCGCTACCGGTTGATCGAACTGATCGGGCGCGGCGGCATGGGGGAGGTGTGGCGCGCTCTCGACGAGTCGCTGGGCCGGCAGGTCGCGGTCAAATGCCTCAAGCCCCTCGGTCCCCAGCACGACCAGGCGTTCACCCGCGTCCTGCGCGAACGCTTCCGGCGCGAGGCACGGGTGGCCGCCTCCCTCCAGCACCGGGGTGTCACCGTCGTCCATGACTTCGGCGAGTACGAGGGCGTGCCGTACCTCGTCATGGAGCTGCTCGACGGGCAGAACCTGAGCCAGCTCCTGGAGGAGAACGAACAGCACCCGCTGCCGGTCGAGCACGTCGTCGACATCGCGGAACAGGTCGCGGACGCCCTCGGCCACACCCACCGGCAGGGCATCGTCCACCGCGACCTCAAGCCCGCCAACATCATGCGGCTGACCGACGGCACCGTGAAGATCTGCGACTTCGGCATAGCGCGCCCGGGCCACGACATCGACCTGAGCTCCCGGCTCACCACCACCGGTCTCGCCATGGGGACCCCGCACTACATGTCGCCCGAGCAGATCAGCGGCAAGGAGGTCGACCACCGCAGCGACCTCTACTCGCTGGGCTGCGTCCTGTACGAGATCGCCACCGGGGTACCGCCGTTCGACCAGGAGGACGCCTGGGCCGTACTCGTCGGCCACCGCGACACCCCGCCGGAGCCCTTGCGCACCCACCGCGCCGAGCTGCCCGACTTCTTCGACCGCGTCGTCCTCGACCTGCTCGCCAAGGCCCCCGAGGAACGGCCCACGGACGCGAGCGACCTGCGCCGCCGCATCGTCCTCGGCCGGACCGGGGAGCAGCCCGCGCTCGGCCCCGGTCCCCGTGCCCGTCCCGGAGCAGGACGGCCGCCCGCCGCGCGCGAGAAGGCCCTGCCCGCCTGGACCCGCGCGATGACCGCCGGTCGCCGCGCGACCGGATCGACGCCGCCGCCCGCCGAACCCCCCGACCCGGCCGCCGGGCTGACGGGGCAGTGGACCACCGCCACCGCCCCGCACACCGGCTCCTTCGTCCCGGTGTCGGCCGGGCCGCCCGCCGCCGGCCGCCCCGCCACGCCGGAGGGCCGGCACGGCGAGGGCCTCGGCCTCGGCCGCCCGGACCGCTGGGCGGAAGCGGCCGAGACGCACCGCGAGGTCGCCGCCCAGCGCCTCCACCTCCTCGGCCCGGACCACCCCGACACCCTCGCCGGCCGGTACGAGATCGGCGTCACCCTCAGCCGTACGGGCCGGGCCGACGAGGCGCTGCGCGAGTTCACCCACGTCGTCGAAGGCCGGGAACGCGTCCTGGGGTCCGACCACCCGCACACCCTGGCCGCCCGTCAGGCGAGGGCCCACGCCCTGGGGCGCCTCGGCCGGCACGCCGAGGCCCACGAGGTGTACGAGGCGGTCCTCGCCGTCCGCGAACGCGTCATGGGCCCCGACCACCCCGACACCCTGCGCTGCCGCCACAACCTGGCGTTCAACCTCAGCCGCCTGGGGCGGCCCGAGGAGTCCTGCCGGATCGCCCGTGAGGTCGCGGACGCCCGCGCCCGGCTGCTCGGCCCGGCGCACCCCGACACCCTCGCCACCCGCTACGAAGTGGCGTACACCCTGGGCAGGCTGGGCCGCTGGGTTCAGGCGCTGGAGATCTACCAGGACGTCGCCCGCGCCCGCGCGACCACCCTGGGCGCCGACCACCCCGACACGTTCGCCGCCCGCTACGAGGCCGGCATCAGCCTCGGCCGGCTCGGCCGGGACGAGGAGGCCCTGGAGGTGTACCGGTCGCTGGTCGCGGACCGCACCCGCACCGCGGGCGAGGCCGACCCCGAGACACTGCGCGCCCGCCACGGCCTCGGGGTCAATCTCGGGCGGCTGGGCCGCTGGGAGGAGGCGCTGGCCGAGGCCCGTGAGGTCTGCGCCCTGCGGGAGCGCACCCTGGGCCCCGACCACCCGGACACGGCGGTGAGCCGCCGGGAGGTCGCCGCCGGGCTCGGCTGGCTCGGCCGGTGGAGCGAGGCCCTGGTGGCGTACCGGCAGATCGCGGAGGCACACACCCGCACCCTGGGCGCCGGCCACCCCCGGACACGCGCCGCCCGCGACGACGAGGCGCACTGCCTGGCACGGCTCGCGCAGGGGTAG
- a CDS encoding acylase → MTLRNRLRLLGTAALALFTVSASLAPATASGPGAERNPSGGGLSAVIRYTEYGIPHIVAKDYAQLGFGTGWAQAADQVCTLADGFLTVRGERSRYFGPDAATDFSLSSAATNLSSDLYFRGVRDSGTVESLLEAPAPAGPSRDVKETMRGFAAGYNAWIARNRITDPACRGASWVRPVTALDVAARGYALAVLGGQGRGIDGITAARPPTAAPPAAGVSPREAASAAERLLSAQNADMGSNAVAFGGSTTVNGRGLLLGNPHYPWQGGRRFWQSQQTIPGELNVSGASLLGATTISIGHNADVAWSHTVATGVTLNLHQLTLDPADPTVYLVDGKPERMTERTVSVPVKGAAPVRRTQWWTRYGPVTTSLGAGLPLPWTASTAYALNDPNAVNLRMADTGLGFAKARSTADVERSLHRHQGMPWVNTVAADRAGRSFFAQAQVLPRITDELAERCSTPLGRATYPASGLAVLDGSRKDCALGSDRDAVQPGIFGPDRMPVLKDLPYVENSNDSAWLTNADRPLTGYERVFGTAATPRSMRTRGAVEDVAAMAEKGGLGVRDLQRQQFANRAPAGDLVASDVAAWCAALPGGTAVGSDGTPVDVSEACRVLRRWDRSTDSDSRGALLFDRFWRRASAAPAAELWRTPFDPADPVRTPRGLNTAAPGLGRALADAVTALRAAGIALDAPLGKHQFVERNGKRLPIGGGTESLGVWNKTEPVWNPAGGGYTEVSAGSSYIQAVGWDDSRCPVARTLLTYSQSENPTSPHFSDQTRLYAGERWVTPRFCEKDITRSPALRVVRVHERR, encoded by the coding sequence TTGACGTTACGCAACCGTCTGAGACTGCTCGGGACAGCCGCTCTCGCCCTGTTCACCGTGTCGGCGTCGCTGGCGCCGGCCACCGCGTCCGGGCCCGGCGCGGAGCGGAACCCGTCCGGCGGAGGTCTCTCCGCCGTCATCCGGTACACGGAGTACGGCATCCCGCACATCGTGGCGAAGGACTACGCGCAGCTCGGCTTCGGCACCGGCTGGGCGCAGGCCGCCGACCAGGTGTGCACCCTGGCGGACGGCTTCCTCACCGTGCGCGGCGAGCGGTCGCGGTACTTCGGGCCGGACGCCGCCACGGACTTCTCGCTCTCCTCGGCGGCGACGAACCTCTCCAGCGATCTGTACTTCCGGGGGGTCCGGGACAGCGGCACGGTGGAGAGCCTGCTCGAGGCTCCCGCGCCCGCCGGTCCGAGCCGGGACGTGAAGGAGACGATGCGGGGGTTCGCCGCCGGGTACAACGCGTGGATCGCGCGGAACCGGATCACCGATCCGGCCTGCCGGGGCGCGTCCTGGGTGCGCCCGGTGACGGCGCTGGACGTGGCGGCGCGCGGGTACGCGCTGGCCGTGCTCGGCGGCCAGGGGCGCGGCATCGACGGCATCACCGCCGCGCGGCCGCCGACCGCCGCTCCCCCGGCGGCCGGGGTCAGCCCCCGGGAGGCGGCGTCGGCGGCGGAGCGCCTGCTGTCGGCGCAGAACGCGGACATGGGCTCCAACGCGGTCGCGTTCGGCGGCTCCACCACGGTGAACGGGCGCGGGCTGCTGCTGGGCAACCCGCACTACCCGTGGCAGGGCGGACGGCGCTTCTGGCAGTCGCAGCAGACGATCCCCGGCGAGCTGAACGTGTCGGGCGCCTCCCTGCTGGGCGCGACGACGATCTCGATCGGGCACAACGCGGATGTGGCGTGGAGCCATACGGTCGCCACCGGCGTCACGCTGAACCTGCATCAGCTCACCCTCGATCCGGCCGACCCGACCGTCTACCTCGTGGACGGGAAGCCGGAGCGGATGACCGAGCGGACGGTGAGCGTCCCGGTGAAGGGCGCGGCACCCGTGCGGCGCACCCAGTGGTGGACGCGGTACGGCCCCGTCACCACGTCCCTGGGCGCGGGGCTGCCGCTGCCGTGGACGGCGAGCACGGCGTACGCGCTGAACGATCCCAACGCGGTGAATCTGCGGATGGCCGACACGGGGCTGGGCTTCGCCAAGGCCCGCTCCACGGCGGACGTCGAGCGTTCGCTGCACCGGCACCAGGGGATGCCGTGGGTGAACACGGTCGCGGCGGACCGGGCGGGGCGCTCGTTCTTCGCCCAGGCGCAGGTACTGCCGAGGATCACGGACGAGCTGGCGGAGCGCTGCTCGACCCCGCTCGGCCGGGCGACCTACCCGGCCTCCGGGCTCGCGGTCCTGGACGGCTCACGGAAGGACTGTGCGCTGGGCAGTGACCGCGACGCGGTGCAGCCGGGGATCTTCGGGCCGGACCGGATGCCGGTGCTGAAGGACCTGCCGTACGTGGAGAACTCCAACGACAGCGCCTGGCTGACCAACGCGGACCGGCCGCTGACCGGGTACGAGCGGGTCTTCGGCACGGCCGCGACGCCCCGGTCGATGCGGACGCGCGGCGCGGTCGAGGACGTCGCGGCGATGGCGGAGAAGGGCGGCCTCGGGGTGCGGGACCTGCAACGGCAGCAGTTCGCCAACCGGGCGCCGGCCGGCGATCTGGTCGCGTCCGACGTGGCGGCGTGGTGTGCGGCGCTGCCGGGCGGCACGGCCGTGGGCTCGGACGGCACGCCGGTGGACGTGTCGGAGGCCTGCCGGGTGCTGCGGCGCTGGGACCGGTCGACGGACAGCGACAGCCGGGGCGCGCTGCTCTTCGACCGGTTCTGGCGGAGGGCGTCGGCGGCGCCCGCCGCCGAGCTGTGGCGGACTCCGTTCGACCCGGCCGATCCGGTGCGCACCCCGCGCGGGCTGAACACCGCCGCGCCGGGGCTCGGCAGGGCGCTGGCGGACGCGGTGACGGCGCTGCGGGCGGCGGGCATCGCGCTGGACGCGCCGCTGGGGAAGCACCAGTTCGTCGAACGGAACGGCAAGCGGCTCCCGATCGGCGGCGGTACGGAGTCGCTGGGCGTCTGGAACAAGACCGAGCCGGTGTGGAACCCGGCCGGAGGCGGCTATACGGAGGTGTCGGCGGGTTCCAGCTACATCCAGGCGGTCGGCTGGGACGACAGCCGCTGTCCGGTGGCGCGGACGCTGCTGACGTACTCCCAGTCGGAGAACCCCACGTCGCCGCACTTCAGCGATCAGACCCGGCTGTACGCGGGTGAGCGCTGGGTGACGCCCCGGTTCTGCGAGAAGGACATCACCCGCTCGCCCGCGCTGCGGGTGGTGCGGGTGCACGAGCGGCGGTAG
- a CDS encoding NAD(P)/FAD-dependent oxidoreductase translates to MPAPQSPAPRPPAGQHVARAGTGPGAPSRDRYDAVIVGGGHNGLVAAAYLARAGQSVLVLERLGTTGGAAISTHPFAGIDARLSRYSYLVSLLPDKIVRDLGLDFAVRKRTVSSYTPAVRDGRPTGLLVAGEGATRDSFAALTGGEREYEAWQRFYAMTRRVAERVFPTLTEPLPGRDALRERIGDADAWRMLFEEPIGVAVEENFTDDLVRGVVLTDALIGTFADAHDTSLLQNRCFLYHVIGGGTGDWDVPVGGMGALTDALAGAARTAGAEIRVRHEATRIETDGSAAEVTVRTPEGEHVVAARRVLVNASPQALATLLGDTPPPPAEGAQLKVNMLLTRLPRLRDRSVDPRQAFAGTFHIAEGYGQLAEAYREAAAGRLPAAPPSEIYCHSLTDPSILGPELAARGYQTLTLFGLHAPARLFASGNEAARATLLKATLAELDAHLEEPVADCLALDEHGEPCIEAKTPLDLEKDLRLPGGHIFHRDLTFPYAEEALGRWGVETAHANVLLCGAGAVRGGGVSGVPGHNAAMAALGR, encoded by the coding sequence ATGCCCGCACCCCAGAGCCCAGCACCCCGGCCCCCCGCAGGTCAGCACGTTGCCCGAGCGGGCACCGGGCCCGGCGCGCCCTCCCGCGACCGCTACGACGCCGTGATCGTCGGCGGCGGACACAACGGCCTCGTCGCCGCTGCCTACCTCGCCCGTGCCGGACAGTCCGTCCTCGTCCTGGAACGGCTCGGCACCACCGGGGGAGCGGCGATCTCGACCCACCCCTTCGCCGGGATCGACGCCCGGCTCTCCCGGTACTCGTACCTGGTGTCCCTGCTGCCCGACAAGATCGTCCGGGACCTCGGCCTCGACTTCGCCGTACGCAAGCGGACCGTGTCCTCCTACACCCCCGCCGTGCGCGACGGACGCCCCACCGGACTGCTGGTCGCGGGAGAGGGCGCCACGCGCGACTCCTTCGCCGCGCTGACCGGCGGCGAGCGCGAGTACGAGGCGTGGCAGCGGTTCTACGCCATGACGCGCCGGGTCGCCGAGCGTGTCTTCCCGACGCTCACCGAGCCGCTGCCCGGCAGGGACGCGCTGCGCGAGCGGATCGGCGACGCCGACGCCTGGCGGATGCTGTTCGAGGAACCGATCGGGGTGGCCGTCGAGGAGAACTTCACCGACGACCTGGTGCGCGGTGTCGTCCTCACCGACGCGCTGATCGGCACCTTCGCCGACGCCCACGACACCTCGCTCCTCCAGAACCGGTGCTTCCTGTACCACGTGATCGGCGGCGGCACCGGCGACTGGGACGTCCCGGTCGGCGGCATGGGCGCGCTAACCGACGCGCTGGCCGGGGCCGCCCGGACGGCGGGCGCCGAGATCCGTGTACGGCACGAGGCGACCCGGATCGAGACCGACGGGAGCGCCGCCGAGGTCACCGTCCGCACCCCCGAGGGGGAACACGTCGTCGCCGCCCGCCGCGTGCTCGTCAACGCCTCCCCGCAGGCACTCGCCACCCTGCTCGGCGACACCCCGCCCCCGCCCGCCGAAGGCGCCCAGCTCAAGGTGAACATGCTGCTCACCCGGCTGCCCCGGCTCCGAGACCGGAGCGTCGACCCCCGGCAGGCGTTCGCCGGGACCTTCCACATCGCGGAAGGGTACGGGCAGTTGGCCGAGGCGTACCGGGAGGCGGCGGCCGGGCGGCTGCCCGCCGCACCGCCCTCCGAGATCTACTGCCACTCGCTGACGGACCCCTCGATCCTCGGCCCCGAACTCGCCGCGCGCGGCTACCAGACCCTCACCCTGTTCGGCCTGCACGCCCCCGCCCGGTTGTTCGCCTCCGGCAACGAGGCCGCCCGCGCGACGCTGCTGAAGGCGACCCTCGCCGAACTGGACGCGCACCTGGAGGAGCCGGTCGCCGACTGCCTGGCCCTCGACGAGCACGGAGAGCCCTGCATCGAGGCGAAGACCCCGCTCGACCTGGAGAAGGACCTGCGGCTGCCCGGCGGCCACATCTTCCACCGCGATCTCACCTTCCCGTACGCGGAGGAGGCCCTCGGGCGCTGGGGGGTGGAGACCGCCCACGCCAACGTGCTGCTCTGCGGGGCGGGCGCGGTGCGGGGCGGTGGCGTCAGCGGGGTCCCCGGCCACAACGCGGCGATGGCCGCGCTGGGCAGGTGA
- a CDS encoding serine hydrolase, producing MTGDTQEYGRTAGDRSGGWGRGGDGPTAGVRSTGSGIPRRRLGGGILALGGALALTPIPLAGAAPRGGPGAGAAERAAGTGAGMGSGAHRPTLRRGSAARAGLLQGPLDQLVRDAEAYLADSPRRPWYAGAVLLAGRGGTVALHRPIGKAVRYAAYDEKTDTGVEFPADRQIPMAEDTVFDLASISKLFTSLLAVQQIERGRLELEATVASYLPDFAGGGKQGITVRQLLTHTSGFRSWIPLYEEPTREGKLRRLWEEVPASTPGSAYLYSDLNLISLQLVLEKVTGRPLDVLLRDDITVPLGMRRTRYNPPASWKPRIAATEDARRPWSGIDRGLVWGEVHDENAFSLDGVAGHAGVFSCAWDLAVLARTLLNGGVYGRSRILSEESVDLLFTDFNTGFPGDEHGLGFELYQHWYMGAMATPRSAGHTGFTGTSMVLDPTTDTFLIVLGNSVHPVRSWRSGSAPRVATANQLARAVPVRPERGRTAWFSGMASAATATLALPSLRLGSSRARLECALWWDTEPAADGLFLEASTGGEWRPVPFTTRAPGPGRRPQSHPTGAATGWSGRVWHRLEADLSAWRGEDLRLRWRYTTDRLYVGRGAYVDGLRVRDGAGTAFDAERPEDARRIEATGWTPSAD from the coding sequence ATGACCGGGGACACGCAGGAGTACGGCCGCACGGCGGGCGACCGGAGCGGGGGCTGGGGCCGCGGCGGCGACGGCCCCACGGCCGGTGTCCGTTCCACCGGGAGCGGCATCCCCCGGAGGCGGCTCGGCGGCGGGATACTGGCGCTCGGCGGCGCACTCGCGCTGACGCCGATCCCGCTGGCGGGAGCGGCCCCGCGCGGCGGGCCGGGCGCGGGGGCGGCGGAGAGAGCGGCCGGCACGGGAGCGGGCATGGGATCAGGGGCGCACCGGCCCACGCTGCGGCGCGGGAGCGCGGCGCGCGCCGGGCTGCTCCAGGGACCGCTGGACCAGCTCGTCCGGGACGCCGAGGCGTATCTCGCCGACTCCCCCCGCCGCCCCTGGTACGCGGGGGCGGTACTGCTCGCCGGGCGGGGCGGCACGGTGGCGCTGCACCGGCCGATCGGCAAGGCGGTGCGCTACGCGGCGTACGACGAGAAGACCGACACCGGGGTCGAGTTCCCGGCGGACCGGCAGATCCCGATGGCCGAGGACACCGTCTTCGATCTGGCCTCGATCTCCAAGCTGTTCACCTCGCTCCTGGCGGTCCAGCAGATCGAGCGCGGCCGGCTGGAGCTGGAGGCGACGGTCGCCTCGTACCTCCCGGACTTCGCGGGCGGCGGCAAGCAGGGCATCACGGTCCGTCAGCTGCTCACGCACACCTCGGGTTTCCGGTCCTGGATCCCGCTGTACGAGGAGCCGACCCGTGAGGGCAAGCTCCGCAGACTGTGGGAGGAGGTCCCGGCCAGCACGCCGGGCAGCGCCTACCTCTACTCCGACCTCAACCTGATCTCGCTGCAACTGGTCCTGGAGAAGGTCACCGGCCGTCCGCTGGACGTCCTGCTCCGCGACGACATCACCGTCCCGCTCGGCATGCGCCGCACCCGCTACAACCCGCCCGCCTCCTGGAAGCCGAGGATCGCGGCGACCGAGGACGCCCGGCGGCCCTGGTCCGGGATCGACCGCGGCCTGGTCTGGGGCGAGGTGCACGACGAGAACGCGTTCAGCCTGGACGGGGTCGCGGGCCACGCCGGGGTGTTCTCGTGCGCCTGGGATCTCGCGGTCCTCGCCCGGACGCTCCTCAACGGCGGTGTCTACGGCCGTTCCCGCATCCTGTCCGAGGAATCGGTCGATCTGCTGTTCACCGACTTCAACACCGGCTTCCCGGGCGACGAGCACGGGCTCGGCTTCGAGCTCTACCAGCACTGGTACATGGGCGCGATGGCGACCCCGCGCAGCGCGGGGCACACCGGGTTCACCGGCACCAGCATGGTGCTCGACCCGACGACCGACACCTTCCTGATCGTGCTGGGCAACTCCGTCCATCCCGTCAGGAGTTGGCGCTCGGGCAGTGCGCCACGGGTGGCGACCGCCAACCAGCTGGCACGGGCCGTGCCGGTCCGGCCGGAACGTGGACGTACGGCCTGGTTCTCCGGGATGGCGAGCGCGGCCACGGCCACCCTCGCGCTGCCCTCTCTGCGGCTTGGCTCCTCCCGGGCCCGGCTGGAGTGCGCGCTGTGGTGGGACACCGAACCGGCCGCCGACGGGCTCTTCCTGGAGGCGTCGACGGGCGGGGAGTGGCGGCCGGTGCCGTTCACGACGCGCGCACCGGGGCCCGGCCGTCGCCCGCAGTCGCACCCGACGGGCGCGGCGACCGGCTGGTCGGGGCGCGTGTGGCACCGGCTGGAGGCGGACCTGTCGGCCTGGCGCGGTGAGGACCTGCGGCTGCGCTGGCGCTACACCACCGACCGGCTGTACGTGGGACGCGGTGCGTACGTGGACGGCCTGCGGGTCCGCGACGGCGCCGGCACGGCCTTCGACGCGGAACGCCCGGAGGACGCCCGCCGGATCGAGGCGACGGGCTGGACGCCCTCGGCGGACTGA